Proteins encoded within one genomic window of Ctenopharyngodon idella isolate HZGC_01 chromosome 6, HZGC01, whole genome shotgun sequence:
- the si:dkey-45d16.4 gene encoding uncharacterized protein si:dkey-45d16.4 isoform X3 yields MKNKDVHQVSLLQDLLLILVNVRCDFQHVMTSCSYVRFGTERLYAQKEDLLHEVLELEAEKNLLASGESKYQDEELRKRALEELSSPEPDKSSVMSVTTAPPAVVASPDPEEQEEAELTAPTAKRPCQCCCQTYSEILSFLEKRFEAEQSLREEEMALRREELDIQRSKISLDRERLGAERKERERRFELESQERQVILDLLKEKVLKNERNSD; encoded by the exons atgaagaacaaagatGTGCATCAG GTTTCTCTCTTGCAGGACCTTCTTCTAATCCTCGTAAACGTCAGGTGCGATTTTCAGCACGTCATGACATCCTGCTCCTACGTGAG GTTTGGTACAGAGCGCCTGTATGCACAGAAAGAAGACCTATTGCATGAAGTGCTGGAGCTGGAAGCCGAGAAGAATCTTCTGGCGAGTGGGGAAAGTAAATACCAGGATGAAGAGCTCAGGAAGAGAGCACTGGAGGAATTATCATCACCTGAGCCTGACAAATCCTCTGTGATGTCAGTAACAACAGCTCCACCTGCTG TGGTAGCAAGCCCAGACCCTGAAGAGCAGGAGGAGGCTGAGCTCACAGCTCCTACAGCCAAACGGCCATGTCAGTGCTGCTGCCAAACCTATTCAGAGATCCTGAGCTTTCTAGAAAAACGCTTTGAAGCAGAGCAGAGTCTGCGAGAGGAAGAGATGGCACTGAGAAGAGAGGAGCTAGATATCCAGAGAAGTAAGATTTCCCTGGATCGAGAGCGTCTCGGAGCAGAGAGAAAAGAGCGGGAACGACGGTTTGAGCTGGAGAGTCAAGAAAGGCAGGTCATACTGGACTTGTTGAAAGAGAAAGTTCTAAAAAACGAACGGAACTCTGACTGA
- the si:dkey-45d16.4 gene encoding uncharacterized protein si:dkey-45d16.4 isoform X1: MERGFSLAGPSSNPRKRQVRFSARHDILLLREVIAQNPFTSKESGRIWARVGEIITATLQDENFEVDGRRCRERTMLLLDYYKKQDFASLRRFGTERLYAQKEDLLHEVLELEAEKNLLASGESKYQDEELRKRALEELSSPEPDKSSVMSVTTAPPAVVASPDPEEQEEAELTAPTAKRPCQCCCQTYSEILSFLEKRFEAEQSLREEEMALRREELDIQRSKISLDRERLGAERKERERRFELESQERQVILDLLKEKVLKNERNSD, from the exons ATGGAACGCG GTTTCTCTCTTGCAGGACCTTCTTCTAATCCTCGTAAACGTCAGGTGCGATTTTCAGCACGTCATGACATCCTGCTCCTACGTGAGGTGATAGCACAGAACCCCTTCACTTCTAAAGAGTCAGGCCGGATCTGGGCAAGGGTGGGTGAAATTATTACTGCTACCCTACAGGACGAGAATTTTGAGGTGGATGGACGCAGATGCAGGGAGAGGACTATGCTACTACTcgattattataaaaaacaggACTTTGCAAGTCTGCGCAG GTTTGGTACAGAGCGCCTGTATGCACAGAAAGAAGACCTATTGCATGAAGTGCTGGAGCTGGAAGCCGAGAAGAATCTTCTGGCGAGTGGGGAAAGTAAATACCAGGATGAAGAGCTCAGGAAGAGAGCACTGGAGGAATTATCATCACCTGAGCCTGACAAATCCTCTGTGATGTCAGTAACAACAGCTCCACCTGCTG TGGTAGCAAGCCCAGACCCTGAAGAGCAGGAGGAGGCTGAGCTCACAGCTCCTACAGCCAAACGGCCATGTCAGTGCTGCTGCCAAACCTATTCAGAGATCCTGAGCTTTCTAGAAAAACGCTTTGAAGCAGAGCAGAGTCTGCGAGAGGAAGAGATGGCACTGAGAAGAGAGGAGCTAGATATCCAGAGAAGTAAGATTTCCCTGGATCGAGAGCGTCTCGGAGCAGAGAGAAAAGAGCGGGAACGACGGTTTGAGCTGGAGAGTCAAGAAAGGCAGGTCATACTGGACTTGTTGAAAGAGAAAGTTCTAAAAAACGAACGGAACTCTGACTGA
- the si:dkey-45d16.4 gene encoding uncharacterized protein si:dkey-45d16.4 isoform X2: protein MERGFSLAGPSSNPRKRQVRFSARHDILLLREDENFEVDGRRCRERTMLLLDYYKKQDFASLRRFGTERLYAQKEDLLHEVLELEAEKNLLASGESKYQDEELRKRALEELSSPEPDKSSVMSVTTAPPAVVASPDPEEQEEAELTAPTAKRPCQCCCQTYSEILSFLEKRFEAEQSLREEEMALRREELDIQRSKISLDRERLGAERKERERRFELESQERQVILDLLKEKVLKNERNSD, encoded by the exons ATGGAACGCG GTTTCTCTCTTGCAGGACCTTCTTCTAATCCTCGTAAACGTCAGGTGCGATTTTCAGCACGTCATGACATCCTGCTCCTACGTGAG GACGAGAATTTTGAGGTGGATGGACGCAGATGCAGGGAGAGGACTATGCTACTACTcgattattataaaaaacaggACTTTGCAAGTCTGCGCAG GTTTGGTACAGAGCGCCTGTATGCACAGAAAGAAGACCTATTGCATGAAGTGCTGGAGCTGGAAGCCGAGAAGAATCTTCTGGCGAGTGGGGAAAGTAAATACCAGGATGAAGAGCTCAGGAAGAGAGCACTGGAGGAATTATCATCACCTGAGCCTGACAAATCCTCTGTGATGTCAGTAACAACAGCTCCACCTGCTG TGGTAGCAAGCCCAGACCCTGAAGAGCAGGAGGAGGCTGAGCTCACAGCTCCTACAGCCAAACGGCCATGTCAGTGCTGCTGCCAAACCTATTCAGAGATCCTGAGCTTTCTAGAAAAACGCTTTGAAGCAGAGCAGAGTCTGCGAGAGGAAGAGATGGCACTGAGAAGAGAGGAGCTAGATATCCAGAGAAGTAAGATTTCCCTGGATCGAGAGCGTCTCGGAGCAGAGAGAAAAGAGCGGGAACGACGGTTTGAGCTGGAGAGTCAAGAAAGGCAGGTCATACTGGACTTGTTGAAAGAGAAAGTTCTAAAAAACGAACGGAACTCTGACTGA